A single region of the Lactobacillus isalae genome encodes:
- a CDS encoding MucBP domain-containing protein, translating to MLSKRNQDLNKNLADEKQRFSIRKFNVGAASVLLGTSLMLGVSTQVAHADSNVNDNSIATINASNADNQDKQVTTSNHTAQDNVNFEANKTSESNVDDTQTSKDSTEDKIASTQESNQVQKDQSNNVTATTNKSAQDSKETTTLNLQSAQPVVASALKESKVAEPTKQVTATLNIYDYDDTDLKTPDVNRGEGVAFTYTGKFTDGLSIRDAIQAQIDQDTQKQLAYKDQGTAIVPDKAGLPTEIGVSPVVYSSFSDNTLGGYHFRYETTPEYTKDLQTQLVDQYNKWLDYKKAHFALAGYKLADQDEQAINLDDPIEAGKTYNIYVNHQISVVNIYHWTELKRTVEFKYYYKQDDKNDQAADSVTKNGYYNDGKYNQAQPKQFINHTGEPVFSNLPKIDNNRVNQTDISDANSFETRLLPDDLKTTKDQTKVLHDTINSRYVDLALGLITDNQGNLNNYGKATPIYPSGTILFEGEPVKQIDGWHTFDPDVPDTGSDDITDTNTYSTVQGAFNKGIGGVNVAPVNNPATTTIYYYHDQPVDITFEDVTNGDANASILSNFTASKDLQVDLNSEYIPGKPHTTPKDKKNNKNQKYEAYSYQADDNTYDASAINVDPSGTLKSSKSLNYADVLKAYTDNGYVLVSSDPDDLTYELEDVYDNNRNLQHKKRVVKLVHRAVAHTDTKTANRTIHYVANSEDGKQLQDDTTQNVTLTSSTYYTDAVTGNRVNAKQDANGDWIVDTANTDPVPAITWTVNADKSTGLTTDNKNFAAITTPETITLDAAEAAKRGTDGGEWYLVSTDKNGEVSYGDPTSDTWKSDTPNKIADGYLVYKQKAQYNIHYIDVNGVEGKTTYAPTDGHELTDRLVQNVGEGKGIFVGDTPDATSKLWSPADYEKAGYVLVGLSDNAKGDLLGKQTLTHGVQDQYVYLKHAVKTITPNTPVDEVPKDPEGNPIVDPSDLHKEFHRTIFYKANTTDGQTLMGQTDQKTEFNGTIAYDVVTGKTTTPETVKDVNGKDVQVATLKDGTISWDKLNDKFSAINQPTIELKKGDKYATSDDMIGTWYLVDGEAGEVDLTPASKNPDDKTLVYKQKAQYNIHYIDVNGVEDKTTYAPTDGHELTDYLVQNVGEDKGSFVGDTPDATSKLWSPADYEKAGYVLVGLSDNAKGDLLGKQTLTHGVQDQYVYLKHAVKDITPNTPVDEVPKDPDGKRAVDPSDLHKEFTRTITFVANNDAKSPLKDAVPQKVEFDGHIYVDMVTGQTTTPETVKDANGKTTQVATTKAGNIEWNHDTQTMDEVVQKYITLNKGDKYATSDDMVGTWHWISGTADEITLTPTSDNPEDLQLVYEKNEHETGPDEDHDLPKVDVKQETKTFTRTIVYRGTKDGGKTYQDVNGSPDGKNTYKQTVTFTRNIFSTTNKDGKVTILETDPWTAPDSTMARVDSKKPSEVGYDKVDIESVPAITVDPNSDKTDLGTTVVTYTISSVTPPVEETHHVTVHYVDEDGNVIKDPVKDPTDYKNGESYDENSRKDSTIEHDGKTYEFTRVKEGDNPTGTIQGKDVDVTYVYKLKETPVTPPTEETHHVTVHYVDENGNVIKDPVKDPVDYKNGESYDENSRKDTTIEYDGKTYEFTRVKEGDVPAGTIDGKDVDVTYVYKLKETPVTPPTEETYHVTVHYVDEDGNVIKDPVKDPVDYKNGESYDENSRKDTTIEYDGKTYEFTRVKEGDVPAGTIDGKDVDVTYVYKLKETPVTPPVEETHHVTVHYVDEDGNVIKDPVKDPVDYKNGESYDENSKKDTTIEHDGKTYEFTRVKEGDVPAGTIDGKDVDVTYVYKLKETPVTPPVEETHHVTVHYVDEDGNVIKDPVKDPVDYKNGESYDENSKKDTTIEHDGKTYEFTRVKEGDVPAGTIDGKDVDVTYVYKLKETPVTPPTEETYHVTVHYVDEDGNVIKDPVKDPVDYKNGESYDENSKKDTTIEHDGKTYEFTRVKEGDVPAGTIDGKDVDVTYVYKLKETPVTPPVEETYNVTVHYVDEDGNVIKDPVKDPVDYKNGESYDENSKKDTTIEHDGKTYEFTRVKEGDVPAGTIDGKDVDVTYVYKLKETPVTPPVEETYNVTVHYVDEDGNVIKDPVKDPVDYKNGESYDENSKKDTTIEHDGKTYEFTRVKEGDVPAGTIDGKDVDVTYVYKLKETPVTPPTEETYHVTVHYVDEDGNVIKDPVKDPVDYKNGESYDENSKKDTTIEYDGKTYEFTRVEKGESPVGTVDGKDVDVTYVYKEVVKPSEEPASSEDSKHQAVKVSSADNKNKMEERTTKTTKKSVETPVLSQTASVAHTPSATYKTPKSNKQVVSQQATKTLPQTGEKKNSNLTTVVGLAALALSGIITLAIDRKKKN from the coding sequence ATGCTTTCTAAAAGAAACCAAGACTTAAATAAAAATTTAGCTGATGAAAAGCAACGTTTCAGCATTAGAAAGTTTAACGTTGGGGCTGCCAGTGTATTACTTGGTACCTCATTAATGCTTGGCGTAAGTACGCAAGTAGCTCATGCCGATAGTAATGTAAATGACAATAGTATTGCGACTATTAATGCAAGCAATGCAGATAATCAAGACAAGCAAGTAACTACAAGCAATCATACTGCTCAAGATAATGTGAATTTCGAAGCAAATAAGACTTCTGAAAGCAATGTAGATGATACTCAAACTTCAAAAGATTCTACTGAAGATAAAATTGCTTCAACTCAAGAAAGTAATCAAGTTCAAAAAGATCAATCTAATAACGTAACTGCAACTACTAATAAGAGTGCTCAAGATTCTAAAGAAACTACTACTTTGAATCTTCAGTCTGCACAACCAGTAGTGGCTTCTGCTCTTAAAGAATCTAAAGTTGCTGAACCTACCAAACAAGTTACGGCAACTCTTAATATTTATGATTATGATGATACTGATCTAAAGACACCTGATGTAAATAGAGGTGAGGGAGTAGCATTCACCTACACTGGAAAATTTACAGATGGTTTATCAATTAGGGATGCAATTCAGGCGCAAATTGATCAAGATACCCAAAAGCAATTAGCTTATAAAGACCAAGGTACTGCAATTGTTCCTGATAAAGCTGGCCTTCCTACTGAAATTGGGGTATCACCGGTAGTTTATTCTTCATTTAGCGATAATACTCTTGGAGGTTATCATTTTCGCTATGAGACAACACCAGAGTATACTAAAGATCTGCAAACCCAATTAGTTGATCAGTATAATAAGTGGCTTGATTATAAGAAAGCTCATTTTGCATTAGCTGGTTATAAATTAGCCGATCAAGATGAACAAGCTATTAATCTTGATGATCCTATTGAAGCTGGCAAGACTTATAATATTTATGTTAATCACCAAATTTCGGTTGTGAACATTTACCACTGGACCGAATTAAAGCGCACAGTTGAGTTTAAGTATTATTACAAACAAGATGATAAAAACGATCAGGCTGCTGATTCTGTTACTAAAAATGGTTACTATAATGATGGAAAATATAATCAAGCCCAGCCTAAGCAATTTATCAATCATACGGGTGAGCCGGTTTTCAGTAATTTGCCAAAAATTGATAATAATAGGGTAAATCAAACAGATATTAGTGATGCCAATAGCTTTGAAACAAGACTATTACCTGATGATTTAAAAACTACCAAAGATCAAACCAAAGTACTTCATGATACAATTAATAGCAGATATGTTGACTTGGCCCTAGGATTAATCACAGATAACCAAGGCAACTTAAATAATTACGGAAAGGCAACTCCGATATATCCAAGTGGGACTATTTTATTTGAAGGCGAGCCAGTAAAGCAAATAGATGGTTGGCATACTTTTGATCCTGATGTACCAGACACGGGTAGTGATGATATTACTGATACAAACACCTATTCCACAGTACAAGGAGCGTTTAACAAAGGTATTGGTGGTGTTAACGTTGCTCCTGTAAATAACCCTGCTACAACTACTATTTACTACTATCACGATCAACCGGTGGACATTACCTTTGAAGATGTAACTAACGGGGATGCAAATGCATCTATCTTGTCTAACTTCACTGCAAGTAAAGACTTGCAGGTAGATTTAAACAGTGAATACATTCCTGGCAAGCCACACACTACCCCAAAGGATAAGAAAAATAATAAAAACCAAAAGTACGAAGCTTACAGCTATCAAGCTGACGACAACACTTATGATGCAAGTGCCATCAACGTTGATCCATCAGGTACTTTAAAGTCAAGTAAATCTTTAAACTATGCTGATGTCTTAAAAGCTTACACCGATAATGGTTATGTGTTAGTTTCAAGTGATCCAGATGATTTAACTTATGAACTTGAAGATGTCTATGATAATAACCGCAATTTGCAACATAAAAAGCGCGTAGTTAAATTGGTTCACCGTGCTGTTGCACATACTGATACTAAGACTGCTAACCGTACCATTCACTATGTAGCTAATAGTGAAGACGGCAAGCAGTTACAAGATGACACCACACAAAATGTAACTTTAACTAGCAGTACTTACTATACGGATGCTGTAACAGGCAACCGCGTAAATGCAAAACAAGATGCAAATGGCGATTGGATTGTAGATACCGCTAATACTGATCCGGTTCCTGCAATTACTTGGACTGTAAATGCTGACAAGAGTACTGGCTTGACAACAGATAATAAGAACTTTGCTGCCATTACAACTCCAGAAACTATTACCTTAGATGCTGCCGAAGCTGCAAAGCGTGGAACTGATGGAGGCGAATGGTACTTAGTTTCAACTGACAAGAACGGTGAAGTATCTTACGGCGATCCAACTAGCGACACTTGGAAGAGCGATACTCCTAATAAGATTGCTGATGGTTACTTGGTCTACAAGCAAAAGGCCCAATATAACATTCACTACATCGACGTTAATGGCGTTGAAGGTAAGACTACTTATGCTCCAACTGACGGTCATGAACTTACTGATCGTTTAGTACAAAACGTTGGTGAAGGCAAAGGTATCTTTGTTGGCGATACTCCAGATGCAACCAGCAAGTTATGGAGCCCAGCAGATTACGAAAAAGCTGGCTATGTTTTAGTTGGTTTATCTGATAATGCCAAGGGTGATTTACTCGGTAAGCAAACTTTAACCCATGGCGTCCAAGATCAATACGTATACTTGAAGCACGCAGTGAAGACCATTACGCCAAACACTCCAGTTGATGAAGTGCCAAAAGATCCAGAGGGCAATCCAATTGTAGACCCAAGTGATTTACATAAAGAATTCCACCGGACTATCTTCTACAAGGCTAATACAACTGACGGTCAAACTTTAATGGGTCAAACCGATCAAAAGACTGAATTCAACGGTACGATCGCTTATGACGTTGTAACTGGTAAAACAACTACCCCAGAAACTGTTAAAGATGTTAATGGCAAGGATGTTCAAGTAGCTACTCTTAAGGATGGTACTATTAGTTGGGATAAGCTAAATGATAAGTTTAGTGCTATTAACCAACCAACTATTGAATTGAAGAAAGGCGACAAATACGCAACTTCTGACGATATGATTGGTACTTGGTACTTAGTTGATGGTGAGGCTGGTGAAGTTGACTTAACTCCAGCTTCTAAGAATCCAGACGACAAGACCCTTGTTTACAAGCAAAAAGCTCAATACAACATTCACTACATTGATGTTAACGGCGTTGAAGATAAGACTACTTATGCTCCAACTGACGGTCATGAACTTACTGATTATTTAGTACAAAACGTTGGTGAAGACAAAGGTAGCTTTGTTGGTGATACTCCAGATGCAACCAGCAAGTTATGGAGTCCAGCAGACTATGAAAAAGCTGGCTATGTTTTAGTTGGTTTATCTGATAATGCCAAGGGTGATTTACTCGGTAAGCAAACTTTAACTCATGGCGTCCAAGATCAATACGTATACTTGAAGCACGCAGTTAAGGACATTACACCAAACACTCCAGTTGATGAAGTGCCAAAAGATCCAGATGGAAAACGTGCCGTTGATCCTAGCGATTTACATAAGGAATTTACTCGCACTATTACCTTTGTTGCAAATAATGATGCCAAGAGTCCTTTGAAGGATGCAGTTCCTCAAAAAGTTGAATTTGATGGTCATATTTATGTAGATATGGTAACTGGTCAAACTACCACTCCAGAAACTGTTAAGGATGCAAATGGTAAGACTACACAAGTTGCAACTACTAAAGCTGGCAATATTGAATGGAACCATGACACTCAAACTATGGATGAAGTAGTTCAGAAGTACATTACTTTGAACAAGGGCGACAAGTACGCAACTTCTGATGATATGGTTGGTACTTGGCACTGGATTAGTGGTACGGCTGACGAGATTACTTTGACACCAACTTCAGATAATCCTGAGGACCTTCAATTAGTTTACGAAAAGAACGAGCATGAAACAGGTCCAGATGAAGATCATGATTTACCAAAGGTTGACGTTAAGCAAGAAACAAAGACCTTCACTAGAACTATTGTCTACCGCGGAACTAAAGATGGTGGCAAGACTTACCAAGATGTAAATGGTTCACCAGATGGTAAGAACACTTACAAGCAAACTGTAACCTTTACTAGAAATATTTTCTCAACTACTAATAAGGATGGTAAGGTAACAATTCTTGAAACTGATCCATGGACAGCTCCTGATAGTACTATGGCGCGTGTAGATTCCAAGAAGCCTAGTGAAGTTGGTTATGACAAGGTTGATATTGAATCAGTTCCTGCAATCACCGTAGATCCAAATTCTGATAAAACTGATTTAGGAACTACCGTTGTAACTTACACAATTTCTTCAGTAACTCCACCAGTAGAAGAAACTCACCATGTAACAGTTCATTACGTTGATGAAGACGGCAATGTAATCAAAGACCCAGTTAAGGATCCTACTGATTACAAGAACGGCGAATCCTATGACGAAAACAGCAGAAAAGATTCTACTATCGAACATGATGGCAAGACTTACGAATTCACTCGTGTAAAGGAAGGCGACAATCCAACTGGCACTATTCAAGGTAAGGATGTTGACGTAACTTACGTTTACAAGCTGAAGGAAACCCCAGTAACTCCACCAACAGAAGAAACTCACCATGTAACAGTTCACTACGTTGATGAAAATGGTAATGTAATCAAGGATCCAGTTAAGGACCCAGTCGACTACAAGAATGGTGAATCTTACGACGAAAACAGTAGAAAAGACACAACTATTGAATACGATGGCAAGACTTACGAATTTACTCGTGTAAAGGAAGGCGACGTTCCAGCCGGTACCATTGATGGAAAAGACGTTGATGTAACTTACGTTTACAAGTTGAAGGAAACTCCAGTAACTCCACCAACAGAAGAAACTTACCACGTAACAGTTCACTACGTTGATGAAGATGGCAATGTAATCAAGGATCCAGTAAAGGACCCAGTTGACTACAAGAATGGCGAATCTTACGACGAAAACAGTAGAAAAGACACAACTATTGAATACGATGGTAAGACCTACGAATTTACTCGTGTAAAAGAAGGCGACGTTCCAGCCGGTACCATTGATGGAAAAGACGTTGATGTAACTTACGTTTACAAGTTGAAGGAAACTCCGGTTACTCCACCAGTAGAAGAAACTCATCATGTAACAGTTCACTACGTTGATGAAGACGGCAATGTAATCAAGGATCCAGTTAAGGACCCAGTTGACTACAAGAATGGCGAATCTTACGACGAAAACAGTAAGAAAGACACAACTATTGAACACGATGGTAAGACCTACGAATTTACTCGTGTAAAAGAAGGCGACGTTCCAGCCGGTACCATTGATGGAAAAGACGTTGATGTAACTTACGTTTACAAGTTGAAGGAAACTCCGGTTACTCCACCAGTAGAAGAAACTCACCATGTAACAGTTCACTACGTTGATGAAGATGGCAATGTAATCAAGGATCCAGTAAAGGACCCAGTTGACTACAAGAATGGCGAATCTTACGACGAAAACAGTAAGAAAGACACAACTATTGAACACGATGGTAAGACTTACGAGTTTACTCGTGTAAAGGAAGGCGACGTTCCAGCCGGTACCATTGATGGAAAAGACGTTGATGTAACCTACGTTTACAAGTTAAAGGAAACTCCAGTAACTCCACCAACAGAAGAAACTTACCACGTAACAGTTCACTACGTTGATGAAGATGGCAATGTAATCAAGGATCCAGTAAAGGACCCAGTTGACTACAAGAATGGTGAATCTTACGACGAAAACAGTAAGAAAGACACAACTATTGAACACGATGGCAAGACTTACGAATTTACTCGTGTAAAGGAAGGCGACGTTCCAGCCGGTACCATTGATGGAAAAGACGTTGATGTAACTTACGTTTACAAGTTGAAGGAAACTCCGGTTACTCCACCAGTAGAAGAAACTTACAATGTAACAGTTCACTACGTTGATGAAGACGGCAATGTAATCAAGGATCCAGTAAAGGACCCAGTCGACTACAAGAATGGTGAATCTTACGACGAAAACAGTAAGAAAGACACAACTATTGAACACGATGGCAAGACTTACGAATTTACTCGTGTAAAGGAAGGCGACGTTCCAGCCGGTACCATTGATGGAAAAGACGTTGATGTAACTTACGTTTACAAGTTGAAGGAAACTCCGGTTACTCCACCAGTAGAAGAAACTTACAATGTAACAGTTCACTACGTTGATGAAGACGGCAATGTAATCAAGGATCCAGTAAAGGACCCAGTCGACTACAAGAATGGTGAATCTTACGACGAAAACAGTAAGAAAGACACAACTATTGAACACGATGGCAAGACTTACGAATTTACTCGTGTAAAGGAAGGCGACGTTCCAGCCGGTACCATTGATGGAAAAGACGTTGATGTAACTTACGTTTACAAGTTGAAGGAAACTCCAGTAACTCCACCAACAGAAGAAACTTACCACGTAACAGTTCACTACGTTGATGAAGATGGCAATGTAATCAAGGATCCAGTTAAGGACCCAGTTGACTACAAGAATGGCGAATCTTACGACGAAAACAGTAAGAAAGACACAACTATTGAATACGATGGTAAGACCTACGAATTTACTCGTGTAGAGAAAGGCGAAAGCCCAGTTGGAACTGTTGATGGTAAGGATGTTGATGTAACTTACGTTTACAAAGAAGTTGTAAAACCAAGCGAAGAACCTGCATCATCAGAAGATTCTAAACACCAAGCTGTTAAAGTTTCTAGTGCTGACAACAAGAATAAGATGGAAGAAAGAACTACTAAGACTACTAAGAAGTCAGTTGAAACTCCTGTCTTGTCGCAAACTGCAAGTGTAGCGCACACACCAAGTGCAACTTACAAGACTCCAAAGTCAAATAAACAGGTTGTATCACAACAAGCAACTAAAACTTTGCCACAAACTGGTGAAAAGAAGAATTCTAACTTAACAACAGTTGTTGGTTTAGCAGCACTTGCTCTTTCAGGTATCATTACATTAGCAATTGATCGTAAGAAGAAGAACTAA
- a CDS encoding M42 family metallopeptidase, with protein MKKEQEIEMLKEFSDANSTSGFEEEFVKLFSTYAQNTANITVDGMLNVYAAKKENKGNRPVIQMDAHSDAVGFITQAVRPNGLIKFVPLGGWVKYNIPALKVKIRNRDGEYIPGVVATKPPHFMTAAERNSIPEVADMSIDVGSSSREETIKDYKIDTGCPIFVDVKCEYHEKSGLFFGKDFDDRFGAGAMIDVLDNLKGEETNFDVIAALSSQEEVGLRGAYVTGRKIKPDLCIVLESCPADDTFEPEWLSQTGLKRGPMLRDMDTTFLPNPKFQQYACDLADKNHIPYTRSVRTGGGQDGAAIYYEYGAPTIVIGIPVRYEHSPYCFSAYKDFKASVDLATAIIRDMTQEKLDSFKVI; from the coding sequence ATGAAAAAAGAACAAGAAATTGAAATGCTAAAAGAATTTTCTGATGCAAATTCAACCTCTGGATTTGAAGAAGAATTTGTAAAATTGTTTTCGACTTATGCTCAAAACACTGCAAATATTACGGTTGATGGAATGCTTAATGTATATGCTGCGAAAAAAGAAAATAAGGGAAATCGTCCTGTAATTCAAATGGATGCACATTCTGATGCAGTAGGATTCATTACTCAAGCAGTTAGACCAAATGGGTTAATTAAATTTGTTCCACTAGGTGGATGGGTAAAATATAATATTCCCGCTTTAAAAGTGAAAATTAGAAATCGTGACGGAGAGTATATCCCCGGCGTAGTTGCTACCAAGCCTCCGCACTTCATGACCGCAGCTGAAAGAAATTCAATTCCGGAAGTGGCTGATATGTCAATTGACGTTGGTTCATCAAGTAGGGAAGAAACAATTAAAGATTATAAAATTGATACTGGTTGTCCAATTTTTGTAGATGTAAAATGCGAATATCATGAAAAATCAGGTCTTTTCTTTGGTAAGGATTTTGATGATCGTTTTGGCGCTGGCGCAATGATTGACGTTTTGGACAATTTAAAAGGTGAAGAGACCAATTTTGACGTTATTGCTGCTTTATCCAGTCAAGAAGAAGTCGGGTTACGCGGTGCATATGTAACTGGAAGAAAGATCAAGCCAGACTTATGTATTGTGTTAGAAAGTTGTCCAGCCGATGATACTTTTGAACCAGAATGGTTATCGCAAACAGGATTGAAGCGGGGACCAATGCTTAGAGATATGGATACTACATTTTTACCAAATCCTAAGTTCCAACAATATGCTTGCGATTTAGCTGATAAAAATCATATTCCATATACACGTTCTGTAAGAACGGGTGGAGGACAAGATGGAGCTGCGATTTACTATGAATATGGTGCGCCAACAATTGTGATTGGAATTCCAGTGCGTTATGAACATTCTCCATATTGTTTCTCTGCTTATAAAGATTTTAAGGCTTCAGTTGATTTAGCAACTGCAATTATTCGTGATATGACACAAGAAAAATTAGATAGTTTTAAGGTGATTTAA
- a CDS encoding phosphatidylserine decarboxylase family protein yields MKKDIKFNVGQWLPSDQEFYNNWLKKVLKEAEAEQDQTLLPPVQALKDLIESDRYLWNLFHMMFEEVPAKYVKTPMDTPAVHNYHQMLRVINRVMHRAPEFNTTGLVGFPINAILDYPMATKAGYVAFMDPRVNQKLRDILDYWGKFLQSSDSTYVLNRSKEGWLGDEALKSMCDAAYGKNFHDIFACPNNDIDQQYGFKSWDHFFTRTFNPGVRPVENADDPDSIANACESAPYRIAHNLPLKAKFWIKGQPYSLIDLLHNDPLTSEFVGGTLYQAFLSALSYHRWNSPVSGTIVKAYNLYGSYYSETLPQGFENPNGPDPAAPNDSQAYITETASRAVIFIKADNPKIGLMCFVAVGMAEVSGNEITVKVGQHINKGDQLGIFHFGGSTHVLLFRPGVNVKFNLHGQEPSLGSHNIKVHDEIARVE; encoded by the coding sequence ATGAAAAAAGATATAAAGTTTAATGTTGGACAGTGGTTACCTAGTGATCAAGAATTCTACAATAATTGGCTAAAAAAGGTTCTAAAAGAAGCTGAAGCAGAACAAGATCAAACTCTTTTGCCACCTGTTCAAGCCTTAAAAGATTTAATTGAATCTGATAGATATCTTTGGAATTTATTTCACATGATGTTTGAGGAAGTTCCAGCTAAATATGTAAAAACTCCAATGGATACTCCAGCTGTTCATAATTATCATCAAATGCTCAGAGTTATTAATCGGGTTATGCACCGAGCTCCAGAATTTAATACTACTGGACTAGTTGGGTTTCCAATTAATGCAATTTTGGATTATCCAATGGCTACAAAAGCGGGATATGTTGCTTTTATGGATCCACGTGTTAATCAAAAACTACGTGATATTCTAGATTATTGGGGAAAATTCTTGCAATCTTCAGATTCAACTTATGTTTTGAATCGTTCTAAAGAAGGTTGGCTTGGAGATGAAGCATTAAAGAGCATGTGTGATGCCGCTTATGGCAAAAACTTTCATGATATCTTTGCTTGTCCTAATAATGATATTGATCAACAATATGGATTTAAATCTTGGGATCATTTCTTCACCAGAACCTTTAATCCTGGAGTTCGTCCTGTAGAAAATGCTGATGATCCAGATTCCATTGCTAACGCATGTGAATCAGCTCCTTATAGAATTGCTCATAATTTACCTCTTAAGGCAAAATTCTGGATTAAAGGACAGCCATATTCACTTATTGATTTGCTTCATAATGATCCGTTAACTTCTGAATTTGTTGGTGGTACGCTATATCAGGCCTTTCTAAGTGCATTAAGCTATCACAGATGGAATAGCCCTGTTAGCGGTACTATTGTTAAAGCTTATAATTTATATGGTTCATACTATTCAGAAACATTACCACAAGGATTTGAAAATCCAAATGGTCCTGACCCTGCTGCTCCTAATGATTCTCAAGCATATATTACTGAAACTGCATCACGTGCTGTTATCTTTATTAAGGCCGATAATCCAAAGATTGGCTTAATGTGCTTTGTTGCTGTTGGGATGGCAGAAGTATCTGGCAATGAAATAACTGTTAAAGTTGGTCAACATATTAATAAAGGCGATCAACTAGGCATTTTCCACTTCGGTGGATCAACACATGTTCTTCTATTTAGACCAGGTGTTAATGTTAAATTCAACCTTCATGGTCAAGAGCCAAGTTTAGGATCACACAACATTAAAGTACACGATGAAATTGCTCGAGTAGAATAA
- a CDS encoding basic amino acid/polyamine antiporter encodes MTKAKSHKIGLFGLIAMVVGAMIGGGIFDIPQNMAASSSLGAVIIAWILTGIGMFGLAFTFKILAEERPDLNIGIYSYARAGFGKYVGFNSAWGYWIEAITGNVAYAVMLNDSFGRYFPVLLKHQWPTVIFGIVLIWIYNFLVLNGVKEATSLNTITVIIKFISLGIIFICMLIFFRFPTFFWGFWGQGLHLGNFVSQIKSPMLVTLWCFIGIEGAVVISNHAKNPKDVGKATVLGYLTSLIAYVLISIVAYGIYHQPTLSKLTDPSTAYIMKNLLGPWFIDFVTISVIISVGGSWVAWTVMMAQLPYAAAKGHVLPKFFAHENKKKVPSTSLYISSVLMSLFMILVVTANNVYLACIDITGVIILPCYLLSSMYLWKIAQKREIFTNNSKKRNESLFIGILSTIYCLWLLYAAGLNYLLISTIIYAVGIIFYYFARKEYDKTKAPLFNKWELALAIIICILAVISIYLLITKKIAF; translated from the coding sequence ATGACTAAAGCTAAAAGTCATAAAATTGGTCTCTTTGGTTTAATAGCTATGGTAGTCGGTGCCATGATTGGTGGCGGGATTTTTGATATTCCACAAAACATGGCTGCCTCATCATCCCTAGGTGCCGTTATCATTGCTTGGATTCTAACTGGTATTGGCATGTTTGGACTTGCTTTTACTTTCAAAATCTTAGCCGAAGAAAGACCAGATTTGAATATCGGTATATATTCTTATGCACGCGCCGGTTTTGGTAAATATGTTGGTTTTAACTCGGCATGGGGATACTGGATTGAAGCAATTACAGGAAACGTTGCTTATGCAGTTATGCTGAATGACTCATTCGGTCGTTACTTTCCAGTTTTACTTAAACACCAATGGCCAACTGTTATATTCGGTATTGTTTTAATTTGGATTTATAACTTCTTAGTTCTGAATGGTGTCAAAGAGGCTACTTCCCTCAACACTATTACTGTTATCATCAAATTTATTAGCTTAGGCATTATTTTTATTTGTATGCTAATTTTCTTCCGTTTCCCAACATTTTTCTGGGGATTCTGGGGACAAGGCCTACATTTAGGAAACTTTGTTTCACAAATTAAATCTCCAATGTTAGTAACATTATGGTGCTTTATCGGGATTGAAGGAGCGGTAGTTATTTCTAACCACGCCAAAAATCCAAAAGATGTTGGTAAAGCAACCGTTTTGGGTTATTTAACATCATTAATTGCCTACGTTTTGATTAGTATTGTCGCTTATGGTATTTACCACCAACCAACTCTTTCTAAACTAACTGATCCATCTACAGCCTATATTATGAAAAACTTATTAGGTCCATGGTTTATAGACTTCGTAACAATTTCTGTAATTATTTCTGTTGGTGGTTCATGGGTTGCATGGACAGTTATGATGGCACAGCTTCCATACGCTGCAGCTAAAGGCCATGTATTACCAAAATTCTTTGCTCATGAAAATAAGAAAAAAGTACCAAGCACTTCTCTATATATTTCCAGTGTATTAATGTCTTTATTCATGATCTTAGTTGTTACAGCTAACAATGTGTACTTAGCTTGTATCGATATTACCGGGGTAATAATTTTACCTTGTTATCTTCTTAGTTCAATGTATTTGTGGAAAATCGCTCAAAAACGGGAAATATTCACTAATAACTCTAAGAAGAGAAATGAAAGCTTATTTATCGGTATTCTATCAACGATCTACTGTTTATGGCTATTATATGCAGCTGGATTAAATTATTTATTAATTTCAACCATTATTTATGCTGTAGGTATTATTTTCTATTACTTTGCAAGAAAAGAATATGATAAAACTAAAGCTCCTTTATTTAACAAATGGGAACTGGCTCTTGCCATTATCATTTGTATTCTTGCTGTTATTTCTATTTATCTTCTAATTACTAAGAAGATTGCATTTTAG